Proteins from a genomic interval of Denticeps clupeoides chromosome 20, fDenClu1.1, whole genome shotgun sequence:
- the dpp10 gene encoding inactive dipeptidyl peptidase 10 isoform X1 has product MTAAKEQPSQKANPPQQDEDLGGVSPPQRNWKGIIIALLVILAVCSLITMSVILLTPADNQAGSDTKLTVEDLFKAEFIVHDPEAKWINDSEILYRNHEGHVIRFNILTNETSIVLKNSTFVTFKATKYSISPDMKHALFGYDVKEVFRFSFTASYIIYNIQTREAWELDPPEVQNSRLQHAAWGMHGQQLVYIFENNIYYQSDVKSNALRLTSSGKEGVVFNGIADWLYEEEILQSHLTHWWSPDGERLAFLVINDSIVPKMDLPAFTGATYPKGKQYPYPKAGQPNPVVKLFVVNLYGPTHTLELTPPDNLKNKEHYVVMVKWVSKTKAAVRWMNRPQNVSILTVCDTTTGACSKRHEETAEAWISHQNQRPVFSKDGSKFFLTVPVKQGGRGEFHHIGMFTTHVQSEENEVRLLTSGSWEVTEILAYDERKQNVYFLSTEYSTRGRQLFSRSTVDLLPQRCLTCELSKAHCTFFSAEFSSNHQNVILSCKGPGAPTVVVHTLNTTDYVVLENNSQLKAILRYKLIQRTEHTSIKTDRFELPLKIYYPPDFSESKHYGLLLMVDGAPGSQAVSDRFHLDWDSVLVSSDNVIIVRLDGRGSGFRGQRILQEIHRRLGTVEVQDQIAALEYMLELPFIDRTRIGVFGQGYGGYITLMMLQSTGSLFKCAVSMSPVTDFRLYASAFSERYLGMPLRDGSQYQFSSVLRNVQGFRDQTLMLVHGTADANIHFQHTAELIKSLVKVGANYTMQIYPDEGHCLSQTSVQHLFATLTSFFRECLQEPMLPLAEDEEEDEE; this is encoded by the exons GACCTGGGTGGGGTTAGTCCTCCTCAGCGGAACTGGAAGGGGATCATCATTGCGTTGCTGGTCATTTTGGCGGTCTGCTCTCTCATCACCATGTCTGTCATTCTCCTCACTCCAG CAGACAACCAGGCTGGAAGTGACACTAAACTGACAGTGGAAGACCTATTCAAGGCCGAGTTCATTGTTCATGACCCTGAGGCCAAATGGATAAATG ACTCAGAAATCCTTTACAGGAACCATGAGGGGCATGTCATCAGATTTAATATCCTGACAAATGAAACCAGCATTGTActaaaaaacagcacattt GTTACTTTTAAAGCCACAAAATACTCGATAAGCCCTGACATGAAGCACGCGCTTTTTGGTTATGACGTTAAAGAG gttttcagATTTTCCTTCACTGCATCCTACATCATTTACAACATTCAAACAAG GGAGGCCTGGGAACTGGATCCTCCTGAGGTGCAAAATTCCAGGTTGCAGCATGCAGCTTGGGGAATGCATGGACAACAACTG GTTTATATCTTTGAAAATAACATCTACTACCAGTCTGATGTAAAAAGTAACGCCCTTAGACTGACATCCTCGGGCAAAGAAGGAGTGGTTTTCAATGGGATTGCAGACTGGCTATATGAGG AGGAGATTCTGCAGTCTCATCTTACACATTGGTGGTCACCTGATGGTGAAAGATTGGCGTTTCTTGTCATCAACGACTCTATCGTGCCTAAAATGGATCTGCCTGCATTCACTGGGGCAACATATCCAAAGGGCAAACAGTACCCATATCCCAAG GCTGGACAACCCAACCCAGTGGTGAAGCTGTTTGTTGTAAATCTCTATGGTCCAACACATACTTTGGAGTTGACACCTCCTGACAATCTCAAAAACAA GGAGCACTATGTGGTCATGGTCAAGTGGGTCAGCAAAACCAAGGCAGCAGTAAGGTGGATGAACCGTCCACAGAATGTTTCCATTCTTACTGTGTGTGACACCACAACAGGGGCCTGCAGTAAG AGACATGAAGAAACTGCTGAAGCCTGGATTTCCCATCag aaTCAAAGGCCAGTTTTCTCTAAAGATGGCAGCAAATTTTTCCTGACTGTTCCAGTAAAACAAGGAGGGAGGGGAGAATTCCATCACATCGGGATGTTCACGACCCAC GTGCAATCAGAAGAAAATGAGGTCCGGCTTTTAACATCAGGCAGCTGGGAGGTGACGGAAATACTTGCGTATGATGAACGCAAACAAAATGT ATACTTCTTAAGCACTGAGTATTCAACAAGAGGACGGCAGCTGTTCAG TCGATCAACAGTGGACCTGTTGCCACAGCGGTGTTTGACTTGTGAACTAAGCAAAGCCCACTGCACATTCTTCAGTGCAGAATTCAGCTCCAACCATCAGAACGTCATCCTCAGCTGTAAAG GCCCAGGTGCTCCTACTGTTGTAGTTCACACACTAAATACAACTG ACTACGTTGTCCTGGAGAACAATTCTCAGCTAAAGGCCATCCTAAGATACAAACTAATACAGCGGACAGAACACACGTCAATCAAGACTGATCGCTTTG AATTACCTCTGAAGATCTATTACCCTCCTGATTTCTCGGAATCCAAACACTATGGCCTTCTTCTTATGGT TGATGGAGCCCCTGGAAGCCAGGCCGTGAGTGACCGCTTCCATTTGGACTGGGACTCAGTACTGGTCAGCTCGGACAACGTCATCATTGTGAGACTGGATGGCAGAGGCAGCGGATTCAGGGGCCAAAGGATTCTGCAGGAGATCCACCGGCGTCTGGGCACCGTGGAAGTTCAGGATCAGATCGCAGCCTTGGA GTACATGCTAGAACTTCCATTTATTGACCGAACAAGAATAGGAGTGTTTGGGCAG ggATATGGAGGATATATTACATTAATGATGCTACAGTCGACAGGGAGTTTATTCAAATGTGCTGTGTCCATGTCTCCAGTGACAGACTTTAGACTGTATG CATCAGCATTTTCCGAGCGGTACCTGGGCATGCCATTACGAGATGGTAGTCAGTACCAG TTCTCCAGTGTGTTGAGAAATGTGCAGGGATTCAGAGACCAAACACTGATGCTGGTGCACGGAACAGCAGATG caaacaTTCATTTCCAGCATACGGCAGAGCTCATCAAGAGCCTCGTAAAGGTTGGCGCAAACTACACAATGCAG ATCTATCCGGATGAGGGTCACTGCCTATCGCAGACAAGTGTGCAACATCTTTTTGCCACTCTGACTAGCTTCTTCAGAGAGTGTCTCCAAGAACCTATGCTTCCATTGGCcgaggatgaagaagaggatgaagaaTAG
- the dpp10 gene encoding inactive dipeptidyl peptidase 10 isoform X2, whose amino-acid sequence MTAAKEQPSQKANPPQQDEDLGGVSPPQRNWKGIIIALLVILAVCSLITMSVILLTPADNQAGSDTKLTVEDLFKAEFIVHDPEAKWINDSEILYRNHEGHVIRFNILTNETSIVLKNSTFVTFKATKYSISPDMKHALFGYDVKEVFRFSFTASYIIYNIQTREAWELDPPEVQNSRLQHAAWGMHGQQLVYIFENNIYYQSDVKSNALRLTSSGKEGVVFNGIADWLYEEEILQSHLTHWWSPDGERLAFLVINDSIVPKMDLPAFTGATYPKGKQYPYPKAGQPNPVVKLFVVNLYGPTHTLELTPPDNLKNKEHYVVMVKWVSKTKAAVRWMNRPQNVSILTVCDTTTGACSKRHEETAEAWISHQNQRPVFSKDGSKFFLTVPVKQGGRGEFHHIGMFTTHVQSEENEVRLLTSGSWEVTEILAYDERKQNVYFLSTEYSTRGRQLFSRSTVDLLPQRCLTCELSKAHCTFFSAEFSSNHQNVILSCKGPGAPTVVVHTLNTTDYVVLENNSQLKAILRYKLIQRTEHTSIKTDRFELPLKIYYPPDFSESKHYGLLLMVDGAPGSQAVSDRFHLDWDSVLVSSDNVIIVRLDGRGSGFRGQRILQEIHRRLGTVEVQDQIAALEYMLELPFIDRTRIGVFGQGYGGYITLMMLQSTGSLFKCAVSMSPVTDFRLYASAFSERYLGMPLRDGSQYQFSSVLRNVQGFRDQTLMLVHGTADAYGRAHQEPRKGWRKLHNADLSG is encoded by the exons GACCTGGGTGGGGTTAGTCCTCCTCAGCGGAACTGGAAGGGGATCATCATTGCGTTGCTGGTCATTTTGGCGGTCTGCTCTCTCATCACCATGTCTGTCATTCTCCTCACTCCAG CAGACAACCAGGCTGGAAGTGACACTAAACTGACAGTGGAAGACCTATTCAAGGCCGAGTTCATTGTTCATGACCCTGAGGCCAAATGGATAAATG ACTCAGAAATCCTTTACAGGAACCATGAGGGGCATGTCATCAGATTTAATATCCTGACAAATGAAACCAGCATTGTActaaaaaacagcacattt GTTACTTTTAAAGCCACAAAATACTCGATAAGCCCTGACATGAAGCACGCGCTTTTTGGTTATGACGTTAAAGAG gttttcagATTTTCCTTCACTGCATCCTACATCATTTACAACATTCAAACAAG GGAGGCCTGGGAACTGGATCCTCCTGAGGTGCAAAATTCCAGGTTGCAGCATGCAGCTTGGGGAATGCATGGACAACAACTG GTTTATATCTTTGAAAATAACATCTACTACCAGTCTGATGTAAAAAGTAACGCCCTTAGACTGACATCCTCGGGCAAAGAAGGAGTGGTTTTCAATGGGATTGCAGACTGGCTATATGAGG AGGAGATTCTGCAGTCTCATCTTACACATTGGTGGTCACCTGATGGTGAAAGATTGGCGTTTCTTGTCATCAACGACTCTATCGTGCCTAAAATGGATCTGCCTGCATTCACTGGGGCAACATATCCAAAGGGCAAACAGTACCCATATCCCAAG GCTGGACAACCCAACCCAGTGGTGAAGCTGTTTGTTGTAAATCTCTATGGTCCAACACATACTTTGGAGTTGACACCTCCTGACAATCTCAAAAACAA GGAGCACTATGTGGTCATGGTCAAGTGGGTCAGCAAAACCAAGGCAGCAGTAAGGTGGATGAACCGTCCACAGAATGTTTCCATTCTTACTGTGTGTGACACCACAACAGGGGCCTGCAGTAAG AGACATGAAGAAACTGCTGAAGCCTGGATTTCCCATCag aaTCAAAGGCCAGTTTTCTCTAAAGATGGCAGCAAATTTTTCCTGACTGTTCCAGTAAAACAAGGAGGGAGGGGAGAATTCCATCACATCGGGATGTTCACGACCCAC GTGCAATCAGAAGAAAATGAGGTCCGGCTTTTAACATCAGGCAGCTGGGAGGTGACGGAAATACTTGCGTATGATGAACGCAAACAAAATGT ATACTTCTTAAGCACTGAGTATTCAACAAGAGGACGGCAGCTGTTCAG TCGATCAACAGTGGACCTGTTGCCACAGCGGTGTTTGACTTGTGAACTAAGCAAAGCCCACTGCACATTCTTCAGTGCAGAATTCAGCTCCAACCATCAGAACGTCATCCTCAGCTGTAAAG GCCCAGGTGCTCCTACTGTTGTAGTTCACACACTAAATACAACTG ACTACGTTGTCCTGGAGAACAATTCTCAGCTAAAGGCCATCCTAAGATACAAACTAATACAGCGGACAGAACACACGTCAATCAAGACTGATCGCTTTG AATTACCTCTGAAGATCTATTACCCTCCTGATTTCTCGGAATCCAAACACTATGGCCTTCTTCTTATGGT TGATGGAGCCCCTGGAAGCCAGGCCGTGAGTGACCGCTTCCATTTGGACTGGGACTCAGTACTGGTCAGCTCGGACAACGTCATCATTGTGAGACTGGATGGCAGAGGCAGCGGATTCAGGGGCCAAAGGATTCTGCAGGAGATCCACCGGCGTCTGGGCACCGTGGAAGTTCAGGATCAGATCGCAGCCTTGGA GTACATGCTAGAACTTCCATTTATTGACCGAACAAGAATAGGAGTGTTTGGGCAG ggATATGGAGGATATATTACATTAATGATGCTACAGTCGACAGGGAGTTTATTCAAATGTGCTGTGTCCATGTCTCCAGTGACAGACTTTAGACTGTATG CATCAGCATTTTCCGAGCGGTACCTGGGCATGCCATTACGAGATGGTAGTCAGTACCAG TTCTCCAGTGTGTTGAGAAATGTGCAGGGATTCAGAGACCAAACACTGATGCTGGTGCACGGAACAGCAGATG CATACGGCAGAGCTCATCAAGAGCCTCGTAAAGGTTGGCGCAAACTACACAATGCAG ATCTATCCGGATGA